One part of the Glycine soja cultivar W05 chromosome 11, ASM419377v2, whole genome shotgun sequence genome encodes these proteins:
- the LOC114375822 gene encoding soyasapogenol B glucuronide galactosyltransferase, producing the protein MEKKKGELKSIFLPFLSTSHIIPLVDMARLFALHDVDVTIITTAHNATVFQKSIDLDASRGRPIRTHVVNFPAAQVGLPVGIEAFNVDTPREMTPRIYMGLSLLQQVFEKLFHDLQPDFIVTDMFHPWSVDAAAKLGIPRIMFHGASYLARSAAHSVEQYAPHLEAKFDTDKFVLPGLPDNLEMTRLQLPDWLRSPNQYTELMRTIKQSEKKSYGSLFNSFYDLESAYYEHYKSIMGTKSWGIGPVSLWANQDAQDKAARGYAKEEEEKEGWLKWLNSKAESSVLYVSFGSMNKFPYSQLVEIARALEDSGHDFIWVVRKNDGGEGDNFLEEFEKRMKESNKGYLIWGWAPQLLILENPAIGGLVTHCGWNTVVESVNAGLPMATWPLFAEHFFNEKLVVDVLKIGVPVGAKEWRNWNEFGSEVVKREEIGNAIASLMSEEEEDGGMRKRAKELSVAAKSAIKVGGSSHNNMKELIRELKEIKLSKEAQETAPNP; encoded by the coding sequence atggagaagaagaagggtgAGCTAAAGTCAATTTTCCTTCCTTTCCTTTCCACTAGTCACATAATCCCGCTAGTGGACATGGCCAGACTCTTCGCCTTGCACGACGTCGACGTCACCATCATCACCACCGCACATAACGCCACCGTTTTCCAAAAGTCCATCGATTTAGATGCGAGTCGCGGTCGCCCCATCAGAACGCACGTTGTCAACTTCCCCGCCGCACAAGTGGGTCTCCCCGTTGGGATCGAAGCCTTCAACGTCGATACGCCTCGGGAAATGACCCCCAGAATCTACATGGGCCTATCCCTTCTCCAACAAGTCTTCGAAAAACTCTTCCATGACTTGCAACCGGATTTCATCGTCACCGACATGTTCCACCCTTGGAGTGTCGATGCTGCTGCTAAACTCGGCATTCCGAGGATCATGTTCCACGGCGCAAGTTATCTCGCTCGCTCCGCTGCGCACTCCGTTGAACAGTACGCACCCCACTTGGAAGCAAAATTCGACACCGACAAGTTCGTGTTACCTGGGTTACCCGATAACTTGGAGATGACGCGCTTGCAGTTGCCGGATTGGCTTAGGTCTCCGAATCAGTACACTGAACTGATGAGGACGATTAAGCAGTCAGAGAAAAAGAGTTACGGTTcactttttaatagtttttatgaCCTCGAGAGTGCTTACTACGAGCATTACAAGAGCATCATGGGAACTAAGAGTTGGGGAATTGGACCGGTTTCGTTGTGGGCGAACCAGGATGCTCAAGATAAAGCTGCACGAGGGTATgctaaagaagaagaagagaaagaagggtGGCTTAAGTGGCTCAACTCCAAAGCAGAGAGCTCTGTTTTGTATGTGAGTTTTGGGAGCATGAACAAGTTCCCTTACTCTCAGCTCGTTGAAATAGCACGTGCGCTTGAAGATTCGGGGCATGATTTTATCTGGGTGGTGAGGAAAAACGATGGGGGTGAAGGAGATAACTTTTTGGAGGAGTTTGAGAAGAGAATGAAGGAAAGTAACAAAGGATATTTAATATGGGGTTGGGCCCCACAGTTGTTGATACTGGAGAATCCTGCGATTGGAGGGTTGGTTACTCACTGTGGTTGGAACACGGTGGTGGAAAGCGTGAACGCGGGGTTGCCGATGGCGACGTGGCCTCTGTTTGCGGAGCATTTTTTCAACGAGAAGCTGGTGGTGGATGTGTTGAAGATTGGGGTGCCGGTGGGGGCGAAAGAGTGGAGGAACTGGAACGAGTTTGGGAGTGAGGTGGTGAAACGGGAGGAGATTGGAAACGCGATTGCTTCGTTGATgagtgaggaagaagaagatggaggaatGAGGAAGAGAGCCAAGGAGCTAAGCGTTGCGGCGAAGAGTGCTATAAAGGTTGGTGGATCTTCGCACAACAACATGAAGGAATTGATTCGGGAGCTCAAGGAGATCAAGCTTTCCAAGGAGGCTCAAGAGACCGCACCCAATCCTTAA
- the LOC114377207 gene encoding uncharacterized protein LOC114377207 isoform X1, whose protein sequence is MDDMAAYYSQPQPSGLLPYQYYQQPPPPPPPPMMAVVPPPPGAVVPPAHHLHPPYVAQHQQQAVFGSYGAPQSSTHEVRTLFVAGLPEDVKPREIYNLFREFPGYESSHLRSPSNSSQPFAFAVFASQKSAILAMHALNGLVFDLEKGSTLYIDLAKSNSRSKRTRIDDERVGADKKARGLTPSWSTPDSAGVGSIHMPGMGNPAFNTNTFGYPSAQSLGNADGSAMSDSLFANLKKSSTPYIPQNSTPCATLFVANLGPSCNEQELIQVFSRYPGFLKLKMQSTYGAPVAFVDFQDVGSSTDALNSLQGTILHSSQSGEGMRLEYAKSRMGMRRKPNR, encoded by the exons ATGGACGACATGGCTGCCTACTACTCACAGCCCCAACCGTCGGGCCTTCTCCCTTACCAGTACTACCAACAGCCGCCTCCGCCACCTCCTCCGCCGATGATGGCGGTAGTGCCACCGCCCCCCGGCGCGGTTGTCCCGCCGGCGCACCACCTGCATCCGCCTTACGTGGCTCAGCATCAGCAGCAAGCGGTGTTCGGTTCCTACGGTGCTCCTcaatcctccacccacgaggttCGCACTCTCTTCGTCGCTGGCCTCCCCGAAGACGTAAAACCCCGCGAAATCTACAACCTCTTCCGCGAATTTCCCGGTTACGAGTCCTCGCATCTTCGGAGTCCCTCTAATTCGTCGCAG CCTTTTGCTTTCGCTGTGTTCGCGAGTCAGAAGTCAGCAATCTTGGCAATGCATGCTCTGAAT GGACTGGTGTTTGATCTCGAAAAGGGTTCCACTCTTTATATTGATCTTGCAAAATCAAACTCTAGATCTAAACGCACAAGGATAG ATGATGAGAGGGTTGGCGCGGATAAGAAAGCTAGAGGCCTTACACCATCATGGTCCACTCCTGATTCTG CAGGTGTTGGCAGCATTCACATGCCAGGAATGGGTAATCCTGCTTTCAACACGAACACGTTTGGTTATCCATCTGCACAAAG TCTTGGGAATGCTGATGGGAGTGCCATGAGTGACAGTCTATTTGCGAATCTG AAGAAGTCTTCAACACCTTACATTCCTCAAAACTCAACCCCAtgtgcaactttatttgtagCTAATCTGGGGCCGTCTTGTAATGAACAAGAGCTAATCCAAGTGTTTTCTAG ATACCCCGGATTCTTGAAACTGAAGATGCAGAGCACGTATGGAGCTCCAGTTGCATTTGTTGATTTCCag GATGTTGGTAGCTCAACTGACGCTCTAAATAGTCTGCAAGGCACAATTCTTCACTCCTCACAATCTGGCGAGGGAATGCGTTTGGA ATATGCTAAATCGCGAATGGGCATGCGGAGGAAGCccaatagataa
- the LOC114377207 gene encoding uncharacterized protein LOC114377207 isoform X2: MDDMAAYYSQPQPSGLLPYQYYQQPPPPPPPPMMAVVPPPPGAVVPPAHHLHPPYVAQHQQQAVFGSYGAPQSSTHEVRTLFVAGLPEDVKPREIYNLFREFPGYESSHLRSPSNSSQPFAFAVFASQKSAILAMHALNGLVFDLEKGSTLYIDLAKSNSRSKRTRIDDERVGADKKARGLTPSWSTPDSGVGSIHMPGMGNPAFNTNTFGYPSAQSLGNADGSAMSDSLFANLKKSSTPYIPQNSTPCATLFVANLGPSCNEQELIQVFSRYPGFLKLKMQSTYGAPVAFVDFQDVGSSTDALNSLQGTILHSSQSGEGMRLEYAKSRMGMRRKPNR, translated from the exons ATGGACGACATGGCTGCCTACTACTCACAGCCCCAACCGTCGGGCCTTCTCCCTTACCAGTACTACCAACAGCCGCCTCCGCCACCTCCTCCGCCGATGATGGCGGTAGTGCCACCGCCCCCCGGCGCGGTTGTCCCGCCGGCGCACCACCTGCATCCGCCTTACGTGGCTCAGCATCAGCAGCAAGCGGTGTTCGGTTCCTACGGTGCTCCTcaatcctccacccacgaggttCGCACTCTCTTCGTCGCTGGCCTCCCCGAAGACGTAAAACCCCGCGAAATCTACAACCTCTTCCGCGAATTTCCCGGTTACGAGTCCTCGCATCTTCGGAGTCCCTCTAATTCGTCGCAG CCTTTTGCTTTCGCTGTGTTCGCGAGTCAGAAGTCAGCAATCTTGGCAATGCATGCTCTGAAT GGACTGGTGTTTGATCTCGAAAAGGGTTCCACTCTTTATATTGATCTTGCAAAATCAAACTCTAGATCTAAACGCACAAGGATAG ATGATGAGAGGGTTGGCGCGGATAAGAAAGCTAGAGGCCTTACACCATCATGGTCCACTCCTGATTCTG GTGTTGGCAGCATTCACATGCCAGGAATGGGTAATCCTGCTTTCAACACGAACACGTTTGGTTATCCATCTGCACAAAG TCTTGGGAATGCTGATGGGAGTGCCATGAGTGACAGTCTATTTGCGAATCTG AAGAAGTCTTCAACACCTTACATTCCTCAAAACTCAACCCCAtgtgcaactttatttgtagCTAATCTGGGGCCGTCTTGTAATGAACAAGAGCTAATCCAAGTGTTTTCTAG ATACCCCGGATTCTTGAAACTGAAGATGCAGAGCACGTATGGAGCTCCAGTTGCATTTGTTGATTTCCag GATGTTGGTAGCTCAACTGACGCTCTAAATAGTCTGCAAGGCACAATTCTTCACTCCTCACAATCTGGCGAGGGAATGCGTTTGGA ATATGCTAAATCGCGAATGGGCATGCGGAGGAAGCccaatagataa